The stretch of DNA CTTCTTACTCTTTTCCCCTAGACCTTTGATCGGCTTGAACGAGAGTGAGTATGCTGTTGCCAAATACCTAGTTTGAGAAATATTGTATCCTGTTCTATAAATTTCCTTTATTATACTAGAATAATGTGAAAAGTGTGAACAGTAGGGTGTCATATTTTAACCATTTTCAGTTGGTTTTGATGTCTTCAGCATTTTTCCAAGATTCCAAACTCACAAGACTATACATGTTTCATAGAACTGTGTAAATAGCAGCAGGGGAATGTAGCTACCCCTCTTGGCACCCACCAATGTCCTTTAAATCTCAAAGTTTCTTTCTGTAGCTACAATAAGGGATCATTTAACAATGCCCCAGATGCAAGAGACCTCTTAGGCTCACAAAATATGCTTCACTTCCACATTCCACAAGCCCTGGGGGCATATCTCTGCTCTGCACCTCTTGCGAGCTATTCCAGTATGTGTACACCGTCTGGGCAACCTGACTTTTTAGGTGATGGGTAGGGGGCATGATGAGGGACAGTTAAGTGCCACCACCAGCCCCCCTCTCttgaatacagctctgccaatCACAGGTAGTCTGGAGTCATAGGCAAAGCACAGGTTCTGCATTTAGAggtagggcagggtgcaaagtgccatAACCATGGCCAGGGCCGCCATTGGTGGGAATAGTGGACAAAATTTTGCGGGACCCTGTGAAATCATCTTTTTTAAGGGGGTCCAGTCGCGTTAcaaaagttacataaattgcataagttaCACATAAACTGTTTAGAAAACGATGTAACTTGCCTAAAACTTCagtaacttgtgtatcaagcaaaagacaatgcagagaagctttgcagagACAAACAGACCCCCAATAAATTGaacaacttaaggtaaattccactgcccccaatgaactgactgacttattagcatattaaatattaattttacctatttatatgaactgcttattatagagtaacatcagctgttcaTATTGGGAGCTATTTTTGAACAAGAATAATTggatattgggccccacagcaacataatTGGGACCCTACGCTtatgcagtttacgtaacttatgcaaaaattttattttcaaagaaacttatgtaacttaTGTAAAAACTCCACTGActccccaattaaaatactgcacgttaattatttttataaattactaCTGACTATTTATTGTTCCTAAACTTATGCCTTGAACATGTGCTGACTATTCTCTATTCCAGACCGCTCTATAAAGAAAACACGTACCAGCCCATATCCCAGATGCGCCACCTGGGGACCACTCAAAGGGTAGAGCCTCGCAGGCCAATCCGTGTGAAGCAGAACGAAGAGATCCCCTGCAAGAGATACTTCCCAGTGTGGCTGCAGATCCTCCTGCTGCTCCTGTTCGTTGGTTTCCTGGCTGCTGTTTACTTCCTGCTGGAGCCTACTGACGACAATCCATTCATGCTGGAAAATAACTTATCGAATGGGCATTAATGGTACAGGATCTACCAACAATGCTTCACAGTGTGCTTTAAGGCAGGACTGTCTATCTTAAGCCTCCAAGGCTTTAAAAGGACAGTATTCACCAGTGTTCTACATGAGCTAGATAAATAGGGCTTAAAATATGTTCTgcatatttgggttttttttatgataTCCCTGTTTAAATTCCCCACTTGCTGCAGTTCTTTAAGtctggaaagtaaaagtaattcaATTCCACTTTTCTGCACTGACCTGTGCAAGAAAGAGCGAAACACCATTGATGTTTCTTCCTAAAAACAGGAAGCCCTATATACTGACCTCCTGTGGAACAAAGGTGTAATTGCATATTTTACTATGTATAGGGGTTGCCCTCTAAGGACAAGTGCATGGTTTAAAATAGTGGAGGAGAGATTTATTTAAGTACtggcttttttttaattggaGTTGAACAGCCCAGGGAACATCCCTGTGTGATGTAATGATCAGCTGACCAGATATGTTAATACTGTATGAATGGAATAAGCACAAATGTACGGGATAAGATCCCATTTTTAAAGAGCATAATTAAAATGCAATGATCTGCCTAAAAAATTAGCATAGACCCCCCCCAGGCATCTCAAGTTCTCTTTCCCTTTAAATGGtgcagagatccaaattacctcaCCTCCTCAAATCACCTTTATTCTTATACCAGGGACTAACAAACAGGCTGCACTGGAACAATTAAATGCTTGACTCTGTTTCTGTGATTTTTAAAGGGCAACCTAGACCCCAAGATCATTTGCCTCCTTGGGTTAGGTTATTTGTATGGTATAGGGCCAATTCACATAGCCACCCTTCTGCCAATTGCAATGCAGTCAGACTGTAAGGCAGGGGGGCACCTGACTAGCCATTATCACCATGCACTGACAGCTAAGATACTATAACCAGCCTTTTAAGAGGGGccactgtactttgtatttctttttactGCTTGATGGACAACCTCTGCTTTATTACCTTGATACAAGGTTGTGGCTCTGCCCTGGAGTGTGGGAGGCCAGTATTTCATTAGGCATAGTGCTGCTGGCTATGGGAGGCTGCACAGCCATGAAAGTAACTGATACTGCCCAACTGATCTTGGGGCTCTAGTTGCATTTTAACATATATTGGGTTTATTGTATTCCCTCTGATCTCACTGGGCTTCTATCCTTCCTGAATTGCAGCCATCTGGGAAATGATGAGCTCAAAAAATAGGGTGTCTTAAAGAAACACTTACAGCAGAATACTAATTGTTTCCATTTAATCTTCCTGGCACCAGGTAGTGATATTGTCTTATTATGTATTGATGAGAAGTAAATAcacttatatactgtacttactataAAGCCTGGCCATGCATTGTTTAAACAAAGTACCCCTTTGTAAGTTACTGTGGAGTCCCAAGACCATATAAaggttttatacaggtcatggaactccggggtgatttttaatatcctcatattttacaataggggtatattattataatacataaattTAATTctttgagtcatgtgacagacatTACATCCATAGGCACcaaatataactgatgacattgcTAAACACTTTATTAAGATAGACTTTATGGGATATTCATGGCTCCATCAGCACCTTAttttaagttacattttaataGCCACTTCCCAGGTTGGCATACTGGCAAAGTGTTGTGGCATCTTAGGGCATATTTAATAGCAGTGCTTTGGAGAGACTCTTTATATGAAAATCTGGCACTGATGGGCACCCAACTGTTGCTGAACTACGAGAAATCACAGGTGTATAGTATATTTCTCCTTTACATACACTACACTGTACCCCTATACTTTATGGTCTATGTCCAGGACATATTGACATTTTTATATGTTGGGAGGAGCAGGCTGTCTTTAGTACTAGCGGGGCTAGGGGAAATTTCCTATTGTGGCTCATTAGAACCATTTTCCAGTATCATCTGATAGATACCACTAGATGGCAAACTTTTACCAAAGGCTATAGAGCAGTGATTTTCTGTTTATTGGATTACAACCCTCCACACCTACTATAATTGACTACGAGTagcttataatatataaaaaggacTGCTAAAGAGGATTAGTTTGCTGAGGCTGGCAATATTGGAAAGCCTATACACGGtatataaatatcctgtaaatcctATCCGTATAAATGGAGcttgtgatgtcatttctgtcatgtgactcactaaaacttgtgtattttaatatcctcatattttccaACATGGGGTATTTAATTTAAGTCACCTCAGTGTTTCATGTATAAAAGCTCTTGGCCCTCTGCCTtgtgtggggggtgggggtacattatttactatatatattgtaggtatacacacacacagaagcaaagaaggataGCAGTGGGCAAATATTTTACaggacacatatatatatatatatattatttatgtgtgtgtatatgaagCCCTGTGCATTAATGCATTACTAGTTAAATCTGGCATTTCCCAGGGTGGCGTGGTGCCATTCTGTAGCTCCTAATATAGACAGACGAGAGGCTCATTCCCAGCttgagaataataataagaagcttTTGTAATAGAACCACTTGTTACCAGCACTTGTAGTGAGAgaagttgtttatatatatatatatatctgccatgAAATGTGTAACTGTGAGCAGGGATTTGCCATGTTTCATACAAAatttttttaaccaataaaaCGTTTTATGAAAGTTTTAGTACCTGGCGTTCTCATTTGTTTCCATCTTTTGCGTGTTTCTTGACTGTAAGAGGGTGCAAAGTGAGCAAATAACTATGTTACATCTGTGGCATAAAAGGcatcactggggctcatttac from Xenopus tropicalis strain Nigerian chromosome 8, UCB_Xtro_10.0, whole genome shotgun sequence encodes:
- the emd gene encoding emerin (The RefSeq protein has 1 substitution compared to this genomic sequence), which produces MENYKRMTDDELIETLRKCNITHGPIVGTTRTLYEKKLYEYERSKTRNQYPLGSYESKTQYRNRANDEDLEDEDFYEEKTVTRTYHYPQARPWTFDRLEREPLYKENTYQPISQMRHLGTTQRVEPRRPIRVKQNEEIPCKRYFPVWLQILLLLLFVGFLAAVYFLLEPTDDNPFMLENNLSNGH